A single Xiphias gladius isolate SHS-SW01 ecotype Sanya breed wild chromosome 22, ASM1685928v1, whole genome shotgun sequence DNA region contains:
- the elp6 gene encoding elongator complex protein 6 isoform X1, whose protein sequence is MYTELNSILSTTPDSFTRGEFILVSDRRSDASFLIHHFLSFYLRARCKVCFLGLVQSFSHYSAVSQRLGVSLAQAKEKGQLIFLEGLKESLSVLIPQEANRGSHAMDFLRDPTVGLRRLYEFVRSSVRSSGGEEEGTEEWGPPVLLVDDLSVLLSLGVSAGAVLDFSHYCRATVCSQLQGNMVMLVRCVGEEEEDDGDDEGSERLLKGLSHQCSLTLHVQGLPTGYCRDIHGQVEVCWRRRQAARVVGEIDKFTSHSFTFDWLLVAGVNDPVWNPDCVEEEHSAPAS, encoded by the exons ATGTATACAGAGCTCAACAGCATCCTGAGCACCACTCCCGACAGCTTCACACGG GGGGAATTTATCTTGGTGTCAGATAGACGGAGTGACGCCTCTTTCCTCATTCACCACTTCCTCTCGTTCTACCTACGAG CCCGCTGCAAAGTGTGTTTCCTGGGCCTGGTCCAGTCCTTCAGTCACTACAGCGCAGTCAGTCAGAGACTG GGTGTAAGTCTGGCACAAGCGAAGGAGAAAGGTCAGCTGATATTTCTTGAGGGACTGAAGGAGTCATTGTCTGTTTTGATTCCTCAAGAAGCCAACAGAGGAAGTCATGCCATGGACTTCCTcag GGATCCTACAGTCGGCCTACGGCGTTTGTACGAGTTTGTCCGGTCCAGTGTTAGAAGTTCTGGCGGCGAGGAGGAAGGGACAGAGGAGTGGGGACCCCCGGTGTTGCTGGTGGATGACCTCAGTGTGCTGCTGAGTCTGGGGGTGAGCGCTGGAGCCGTGTTGGACTTCAGCCACTACTGCCGAGCCACAGTCTGCTCCCAGCTACAG GGCAACATGGTGATGCTGGTACGCTGTGttggggaggaagaggaggacgacgGAGATGATGAAGGCTCAGAGCGACTCCTGAAGGGCCTGAGCCACCAGTGTAGCCTCACTCTTCATGTACAGGGTCTCCCAACTGGCTACTGTAGGGACATACAcggacag GTGGAAGTGTGTTGGAGGAGGAGACAAG CTGCCAGAGTGGTCGGCGAAATCGACAAATTTACCAGCCATAGCTTCACATTTGACTGGTTGCTGGTTGCTGGTGTCAATGACCCAGTCTGGAACCCAGACTGTGTGGAGGAAGAACACAGCGCTCCTGCCAGCTGA
- the elp6 gene encoding elongator complex protein 6 isoform X2 codes for MYTELNSILSTTPDSFTRGEFILVSDRRSDASFLIHHFLSFYLRARCKVCFLGLVQSFSHYSAVSQRLGVSLAQAKEKGQLIFLEGLKESLSVLIPQEANRGSHAMDFLRDPTVGLRRLYEFVRSSVRSSGGEEEGTEEWGPPVLLVDDLSVLLSLGVSAGAVLDFSHYCRATVCSQLQGNMVMLVRCVGEEEEDDGDDEGSERLLKGLSHQCSLTLHVQGLPTGYCRDIHGQVEVCWRRRQGDGQTTQKKLFQYKVHDKGASFFARGTSSAVL; via the exons ATGTATACAGAGCTCAACAGCATCCTGAGCACCACTCCCGACAGCTTCACACGG GGGGAATTTATCTTGGTGTCAGATAGACGGAGTGACGCCTCTTTCCTCATTCACCACTTCCTCTCGTTCTACCTACGAG CCCGCTGCAAAGTGTGTTTCCTGGGCCTGGTCCAGTCCTTCAGTCACTACAGCGCAGTCAGTCAGAGACTG GGTGTAAGTCTGGCACAAGCGAAGGAGAAAGGTCAGCTGATATTTCTTGAGGGACTGAAGGAGTCATTGTCTGTTTTGATTCCTCAAGAAGCCAACAGAGGAAGTCATGCCATGGACTTCCTcag GGATCCTACAGTCGGCCTACGGCGTTTGTACGAGTTTGTCCGGTCCAGTGTTAGAAGTTCTGGCGGCGAGGAGGAAGGGACAGAGGAGTGGGGACCCCCGGTGTTGCTGGTGGATGACCTCAGTGTGCTGCTGAGTCTGGGGGTGAGCGCTGGAGCCGTGTTGGACTTCAGCCACTACTGCCGAGCCACAGTCTGCTCCCAGCTACAG GGCAACATGGTGATGCTGGTACGCTGTGttggggaggaagaggaggacgacgGAGATGATGAAGGCTCAGAGCGACTCCTGAAGGGCCTGAGCCACCAGTGTAGCCTCACTCTTCATGTACAGGGTCTCCCAACTGGCTACTGTAGGGACATACAcggacag GTGGAAGTGTGTTGGAGGAGGAGACAAGGTGATGGGCAGACCACACAGAAGAAACTCTTTCAGTACAAGGTCCATGATAAGGGAGCCTCTTTCTTTGCGCGAGGGACATCCAGTGCTGTTCTCTAG